From one Chryseobacterium sp. 3008163 genomic stretch:
- a CDS encoding response regulator: MDNKKIMVCDDDQGILDVLQMLLESEGYDVFTEINSTNLIKEIKTELPDLLLLDLWMPVLSGDQVLKAIRATEEFEHLPVIVLSASVDGSSIAGNAGATDFVPKPFDMDDLIAKIRGLLPYSDEVDTKLDLIV; the protein is encoded by the coding sequence ATGGACAATAAGAAAATAATGGTCTGTGACGATGACCAAGGAATATTGGATGTTCTGCAAATGTTGCTGGAGTCTGAAGGGTATGATGTTTTCACTGAAATCAACAGTACAAATCTGATTAAAGAAATAAAAACTGAACTTCCCGATCTGCTTTTATTAGATCTTTGGATGCCTGTTTTATCAGGAGATCAGGTTCTGAAAGCCATCAGGGCAACAGAAGAATTTGAACATTTACCAGTGATTGTACTTTCTGCAAGTGTTGACGGAAGCAGTATTGCAGGAAATGCAGGGGCTACAGATTTCGTTCCGAAACCTTTTGATATGGATGATTTGATTGCTAAAATCAGAGGATTGTTGCCTTACTCGGATGAGGTTGATACAAAGCT